The Amycolatopsis coloradensis sequence AGTCGTACAACGGTGTCCTGTGGAACGTCGGTGAGTGGGAGCAGAAGAAGTAAGGCTTCCGCCCCGCTTTTTCACCACTCGCTTACGCGATCCTGGTGGTACGGGGTCCGGCCACAAGCCGGGCCCCGTACCCGCCGGAAGTAGCTGTTGACCGTAGGGTTACCGCCACTACGGTGGACAACCGGGCAGCGGTCCAGCACTTCGGCGGCCAGGCCCGGATGAGGAGCAGTTCGTTGAACCTGGTGATCTACATTCTTCGCCGTCTGGCGATATCGATTCCCGTCCTGCTGGTCGGGACTTTCCTGTGTTTCGTCATGGTCGCCGGCACCGGTGACCCGCTCGCCGAGATGAAGAGCAACCCGGCCATGAGCAAGGAAGCCATCGCGCAGATGGCTTCGCAGCTCGGCCTCGACCAGAGCATCGTGCCCCGGTACTTCACATGGCTCGGCAACTTCGTCACCGGCGACTGGGGCGTTTCCATCGCACAGGGCAACGCGCAGGCCCCGGTGTTCCCGAAGGTCATGGACGCGTTCGAGGTCACCTTGAAGCTCGTCGTCGGCGCCGAGATCCTCGCGCTCGTCCTCGGCGTCCTCGTCGGTGTGGTCGCGGCGGTCAAGCAGTACTCGATCATCGACTACATCGCCACCACGCTGGCCTTCCTGCTGTTCTCGATGCCGATCTTCTGTGTCGCCATCGTGCTCAAGCGCTACGCGATCGAGTTCAACGGCTGGGTCCGGGACCTGGGACTGTCCGATGTGCTCGGTAACCCGTGGATCCGCACCACGAGCCCGGAATCGCTGAATTTCGACGGTCCAGGCGGTTTCCTGGCGAGTTATGTCGGCGCGTACCTGTTGCCGACGCTGTCCATCATGGCGATCAGCTTCGCCGCGTACAGCCGGTTCCAGCGCGCTTCGATGCTGGAGACGCTGAACGCGGACTACGTGCGGACCGCGCGCGCCAAGGGACTCGCCAACGGCCGGGTCATCTTCCGCCACGCCTTCCGGAACGCGCTCATCCCGGTGACCACGCTGTTCTCCGTCAACTTCGGTGCCGTGCTCTCGGGCGCGATCATCACCGAGACGGTGTTCAACTGGAATGGCATGGGCAAGCTGCTCGTCGAAGCCGTGACCAAGAGCG is a genomic window containing:
- a CDS encoding ABC transporter permease — encoded protein: MNLVIYILRRLAISIPVLLVGTFLCFVMVAGTGDPLAEMKSNPAMSKEAIAQMASQLGLDQSIVPRYFTWLGNFVTGDWGVSIAQGNAQAPVFPKVMDAFEVTLKLVVGAEILALVLGVLVGVVAAVKQYSIIDYIATTLAFLLFSMPIFCVAIVLKRYAIEFNGWVRDLGLSDVLGNPWIRTTSPESLNFDGPGGFLASYVGAYLLPTLSIMAISFAAYSRFQRASMLETLNADYVRTARAKGLANGRVIFRHAFRNALIPVTTLFSVNFGAVLSGAIITETVFNWNGMGKLLVEAVTKSDTQVMMGWLVLIASSIIVANLIADLMYGILDPRIRVG